In Microcoleus sp. FACHB-672, the genomic stretch GATCGCCCTGAATTTCAATTTCTCCATCTTTAATCGTACCGCCGGCACCACATTGAGTTTTCATCTGCTTAAGTAGGGATTCCAAAGTTTCAGGTTTAACTTGAAAACCGTTGATAACAGTGACCGTTTTTCCCTTACGCCCCTTTCGGGATGCCTGCACCCTGACATTTTGCTGAGATGCCGGCAGTTCTGTTACAGGGCGTTCTAGGGCAGATGGATTGACATCAGTGCCAAATTCTTTATAAATAAAGCGATCGCCGGTGGAAGCATTGCTATCGTTGGATTTGCGCTTGGAAGTTGCCATAACAGTGAGCGGGGGCTAGGAGCAAAAAGAAAACTGTTTGCAGTTTTTGTGGATACCTACTCAAAGCATAAATCAGTAACCGAAATCTTGTACCAGCATCACGCAGATAATGAATATGGCCGGCATAACCCACATAACCGGCCTAACCCACATAGCCGGCATCGATGCACCGGCACACGAGTCAGCTAAACTGAGTCAGAAGCAAGCTTTGTTGGAGCACCGGCAGATGGAATCGAAACGACATCCCATAGAACAGC encodes the following:
- a CDS encoding translation initiation factor, with translation MATSKRKSNDSNASTGDRFIYKEFGTDVNPSALERPVTELPASQQNVRVQASRKGRKGKTVTVINGFQVKPETLESLLKQMKTQCGAGGTIKDGEIEIQGDHTQKLLQFLTQLGYKAKISGG